Proteins from one Capricornis sumatraensis isolate serow.1 chromosome 2, serow.2, whole genome shotgun sequence genomic window:
- the TIMM9 gene encoding mitochondrial import inner membrane translocase subunit Tim9, whose translation MAAQIPESDQIKQFKEFLGTYNKLTETCFLDCVKDFTTREVKPEETTCSEHCLQKYLKMTQRISMRFQEYHIQQNEALAAKAGLLGQPR comes from the exons ATGGCTGCACAAATACCAGAATCTGATCAGATAAAACAG TTTAAGGAATTTCTTGGAACCTACAATAAACTTACAGAAACCTGCTTTTTGGACTGTGTCAAAGACTTCACAACGAGAGAAGTAAAACCTGAAGAG ACTACCTGTTCAGAACATTGCTTACAGAAGTATTTAAAAATGACTCAACGAATATCTATGAGATTTCAGGAATATCATATTCAGCAGAATGAAGCCCTGGCTGCCAAAGCAGGACTCCTTGGCCAGCCACGATAG